The Arachis ipaensis cultivar K30076 chromosome B07, Araip1.1, whole genome shotgun sequence genomic interval TGCAATTGATTGGATATCAGATTTAACAAGACGATCATATCTCAACAATTCTTGATGGTTTGTCCGAGGAGTATACAGTGTTCAACACCTCTGTACTGTCAAAACTATCCACCTATAAAGTTCCTGAAATTGAATCCTTTCTCAAAGCCTATGATGACATGTTGGAAAGATACAAAAAAAACCCCACGGTGGCATCCCCATGGCTAACCTAACACAAACACAATCCCAGCTTACCTTTCCATCGGATAGGGGCTCCTGGTCTCGACGCAGAAGAGGCGACAGGTTTGGCAGAGGAGGTCGTTCTTCTAATCAAGGCAATCGACCTCAATGCCAGCTTTGTGGTTGCCTGGGTCATGTGGTTCAAACCTGTTTTCATAGACTTGACCCTAATTTTCAAGCCTATGGCACTAGTTCCCCTTCACCACAGCCTGTGTATCCTTACTCTAACACTCAACCACCGCCTCCATCATCTCAATTTCATCAATCCCGCGCCTACTTCTCCAACCCTAATCTCAATCCAGAATCGGTATGGTATCTAGATTCGGGAGCAAGCCACCATGTGACACCAGATTCCTTCAATTTATTGCATTCAACTTCTTCAACTCCAGATTCAGATCAATTATTTGTAGGTAATGGCCAAGGTATGGAAATTCTTACTTATGGACAATCTATTCTTTGTGACAAAAATAGAAAAACCATGTTTCTTTTGAACAAATTACTTCATGTTTCTCATATTACACAAAATTTATTAAGTGTCTTTCAATTTGCTTTAGACAATCAGGTTTATTTTGAATTCTGGTCTTATAATTGTATTGTCCATGACCAAGATTCTCGACAAGTTATTCTCAACGGCAAAGCTAAAAATGGAATATATATTTCTTTGATAAGATGTTTATTCCTGTTTCTGATAGACCTTTAATTTAGTCCATATTTCTTTGATTGGTATATTAGACTATACCCTGTCAGTCAAAGTCATTTTCTTAATCATAGGCTTTTAGAATCTACTCACTGGAATCATTGATGCTCGTTTGATAAATAGATATTATAGAAGAAATACTCACATGATGCATCTTTATATGAAGATGACATTATAAACCCTTAGATGATTAATCAAATATATTTAGTAAGCATATCAACTCATCTAATGGCCCATAATATTATCTTCATGTAAAGATGTCATTATAGGAGTATCCACCTATTATAAataccaaaaatatatttttttgtactATAGATAACAATAATaagtgtttatttataatttatttattattttattataaaataatttttctagttAAATTTCGGTTaaactaataaactaataaaatagTAAATTAGTAATTAGACCAGTTCGATGATGAATCCGGTTTTCAAAACCTTTGAGACAAATGATGATTAATTTAAGGTTTAACAAATATCTATATGGTATAAACTTATTCAACTATATGAGGAGGAATTCATCTGCTTTGATTCCTTCCTTGATTAATTAGGTTTTTGGTTTCTTGCAAGTTCAATTTCTGTTTTATTATATGGTTTAAAACTCTTTATTATGCCAATCCATTTTTGACCTTGATTCAAAATTTCATATGATAAGATGTAGATGTCCAAAACAAAATACCGAAAGAAGAGATAGGGTAAACTTgttatttagattatttttttattagtttaatattgatagtaattaattatagttagagtacataaagagtacataaaattaacaacaaaaaattaattatagttTAACATTGATGCTCATTTGATActactttattttattataatccaTGCATTATAATTTATTTCGTCCTGGATTTGATTAAACAGAAACAGTGAccataagaattaaaaaaaagtttGATTAAGTTTAAGATAGAACAATCATGTAACTAATTGTCTGTTTTAATTTTATGTGGCTTTCAGTTTCTTGCATGTAACATGCATTAGTTGCTGCATGCGAAGCAAAGGTAAATCTGAGCATGTAGGAGAAAGGAGTGTAAAACTTTTATCGCGGATGGCACATTTATCGCGGCTTGGTTTTAAATATGAGCTCAAGGCTTGGCACGAATACAGAATCTATAAGGGAAAGACAAGAggtataatgataataataataataataataatcattctCTTTTATCGAAAATATGTTAGTTTTTGATTtagttgttttttattttgttatctagattatttttaattttaaatattttgtggTTAattttatgtactctttatgtattTCTTATGTACtcttaaatataattaattatcatcAATATTAAACGAATAGAAAAATAATCTAAATAATAGATTGAGTTGCTTATATCTTATGATTAATTTTAGGTTTTTTCGATACATCTTACGCACCTGTAAAAAGTGTACAAAAGGGAGACGAGAGTTAGAAAAGAGAGCAATCTCGACAGCAGCTATGCTATACAAATCCTTTTTTATTGTCACTATCTATTAATCACGATCAAGGTAGTAAATTCGTAGTTTTTATCTCGACTCGAAAGATTAGTGTAGAATCGTAATTCATAGAATTGTAATACGAAACGTAAATATAACtcgtaaatttaaaatatttataaaaaaaatttaacaagtaTGTGTAATATGCTTTATTAAATAGTAagtgaaaataaatataaatatatcaacaaaataaaaatttactaTAATAGATTTTTACAACATAAGAACAGTAACACAAGAAAAATCTAGAGGCACGCATAGTTGAGAaaagtaaaaatagaaatagaacaACTAGATGGTAGCACCAGCACATCAGGAACCGGCAAGGCTTAGTGGAACCAAAGAGAAAGAGGCGCTCATTGGAGCAGCGTCAATGGCAACGAGCAACAAGCTTCGTTGAGAGAGGAGAGATTAAGAGAGAATCCAAAAAGACCCACAACTCAGATTTAGAGAACCAAAGAGGGGCAAAAACGGCGCAATACCTAGAATTTCATCCCTCTTCACCACTAATTGGCTAAGAAACCATACTCTTTCCTCAGCTTGCTTCGCTAGACGTTGCACGACGGCAGAACCGCAATTCTACCGAATCTGTGTCTTTACTCGGCGATTCTGCACGAATGGTTGTCGTCCAAGATGAAGACTAGAATCGGAACGGAAAGAAGAGTCAGAGTTGCAAAATCGTTCGATTTAGCAAGTTAGTTGGCGATTCTGTCTACCTTGATCACAACAACTTCACATTTATGaactatttattattttgataatctCATGTTAGTGTTTTATTATGGTTGTACTAATGAAATGAGATGAAATAATTGAattattaaatatgtattttatttGCTTAGTTGTTAGTTGACTATCGGgtacataaataaataagggatgcattttttttaatacaaGTCTGCTACACATATAAGTTTTTTGATATACAACTATACAAGTTTTTGCAAATTCAACAAAAATAATTCTCAGTTTAGATTGCGTGTAAATACGTACTTTCCCAACTCTTGAATAGCGCGAATGACAAACAATTTTTCTCCCCCAATCAAAATCGCAATACTCAAAATTCAAACAAGGATCAAAATCTCTaaaaaaaatatctcaaaattgtCGCAGAAAGTGAAGGAAGTTTCGAAACTAAAtttgaaaagaattatgagaaaatgaaataagaagaagaagaaaaagcagcagaagatgaggaggtgttttaaatgatgcagaacttatcaatacaaaaacaccaaaaattcttaaataaaacacataaatatcttagttttacaccgaaatttgctgcaaatacacaaaaatatttcttttaatgctgtattttttcttcttctttttttccttatttttttctttcttttagttgaatgaatgtaagttcatactcttccaaataattttgtagcattatgtgtttattcttcttctttgtttgatttttttgtttttattctttttaagagagtaaaacaagaagaaacttgagaaggtaaaacaagaagaaaaagatgaataaaaataataagaagaagaagatggtgatgataaaaaaaaaagaagcagcagcagaagatgagcaggaggaggaggaagaggaagagttttgaattatgcagaacttatcagtacaaaaacaccgaaaattcttaaacaatacacataaatatcttagttttacaCTGAAATTTGttacaaatacaaaaaaatatttcctTTAATGCTACaacttttttcttcttatttttttcttctttctttcttttagttgaatgaatgtaagtttatCCTCctccaagtaattttgtagcattatgtattttttcttcttttttgtttgatttttttttgtttttattcttgttaagagagtaaaacaagaagaaacttgagaaggtaaaataagaaggaaaagatgaataagaaaagaagaagaagaagaagaagaagaagaagaagaagaagaagaagaagaagaagaagaagaagaagaagaagaagaagatggtgatgatgatgaaaaaaagaagaagcaacagaagatgaggaggaggaagaggaagagttttgaattatgcagaacttatcagtacaaaaacaccaaaaatttcttaaacaatatgttgataaaaaaattattttcgataaCAGTGAGTTGAATCGAAATGAGTTGAGTATGGTTTCTCGAGAAGGTACGCTTGTAAGTCTGAAGTTGGAGGTAATTGGTGCTGATGTGGATTTCGATTGTTTTGTTGATCGAGTAAGCCAAATCGAGTAGGAGATTCGATTCGAAGAATTGAGTAAGGCCTTCAAAAGAGCTGGTCGATTAGTTGTGAAAGTGGGAAGTTAATGGCTTTTATTGCACGAGGAGATCATGAAGAATATCTACAATCATGAGGCGGGAACGGTTACCAAGAGAGACTGCGCTTCAAAATTTGAAATGCCATATTTAATTATAGGGTAAAGTATTAACTTGGTCCTCTATGTTTGGGCGTATTtctattttggtccttaaggtttaaagtgttctatttgaatccaaaaaagtttcatttaccatcaatttagtcccacagtgaggtcaaaattaaataattaacgaaatgtcctatATAACAATAGtataagaacaaaatcgataatctggagaacaagtacaagctctagaagcacaaaatcaaccgttgatacatcaatacatttatttattattttctttagttctatagaaaatattttatttatattataaaaaaataataaataaatgtattaatacatccacggttgattttgtgcctctagaacTTGTACCTGTTCTctagattatcgattttgttcttgtgcTGTTAttatgtaggacattccgttaattatttaactttgacatcATTgtggactaaattgatgctaaatgaaacttttttggattcaaatagaacactttaaaccttaaggaccaaaacagaaatACGCCCAAACATAGGGgactaatttaatactttacccttaattataattaattgtaaattaatGAGTAGTTATGTAAGATTAGCCTATAAATACTAGGAAATCTTAGTGAATAAgggttggaacttttactcagaaaaGAGACTCTGGCACTCTCACGTCCCAGCGAATCCCTGAGTTTGCAATCGAGTTacattttctgtagggttccttccatcttcttctttctttcatttcatttttcctGTAAGCTTAGCATTTCAATTAATTTTACTTATCAagtgttctttactttctttaaTCAATTTATCCTTCCGCCTTTAAGTCTTTTATGTTGAAGTCTTTGGATCGAATCGAAGGCATTTtgttgttttcctttaatttcacTGCAAACCTTTCTATTTGTTATCTATTTGTTTTTCGAAACTTCAATTTTTAagtcttaattattaatttacaaatttagtatatttttattttcaaatttggtCTAATCAAAGACGCTTTTGATGCACTTCTAGAAAATTGGTACTTgcacagaggagtaggtttcgctcccagatcattagatatcgaaccaccatcgatttgctaaaaatcaacaaaacaaattggcacgcccaaTGGGACAGTTTTAAATCGAAGTGTGTCAAATAAATCCTTTTTCAGTAATTGTTGGTGTATGCGATTACGAAGTGGGAAGATTATTCACATGGCTAATGAATTATCAAATGTGAATGGTGGGTCATCCACCAATGATAGCATACCGATTTCCATGCAACAAGCCAATGTGTCTTCACGTTCGGAACGTGCAATTGGAACTGAAAGTATAGTCGTTACGACTATTCAAACTGGAAATGTTGGACGTAATACTCGTCCACGTGGTCTTGTGCCACCATATCAACCTCCATTAACTGCTGGTTGGCCCCCTTATGGTCTTGTTCTTGGTTACACTCCACCGGTGGGTGGTTTTATGCTGCCTGTCCGTTTTGGGAATGTAAATAGAGCAAATAATGTTGAAAATCCACAACATTCTGAGTATTCTCGTGATTATCATGTGGGCTCCACTTCCAATGCTGCGAATTCGATGGCAGTATATCGGCAACAAGTGGAGGAGTGTCACCATGACTTGGTTAATTTATTGACTCAGTAAATGACTACAATTTTGAATCCCATGATGGCTGATCATGAATCAAGATTTGAGCGTCTTGCTAGACAAGTTGAAAGAATTGCTCGAATTGTTGATTATGATGAAGGTGAGAGGCATAATGCCAGGGGAAATAACGAAGGAatggaaaatatttttcaaaataaaaaccatATTCCGAATCGAGAAAATCCTCACGTGGTTCCTTGAGGTTAAAATGCTGATGATTATCTAGCCGGATTGCATGGTGATCGCTATCAAGTTACTAGAATTATAGAAGAAGTGTTAAATCGGGTTGGGCTAAATGTTGGTTTTATGAATCAACCATATTTCGTATCCGCTTTTTCCCAAGTGGTTCAAATGGCTGAAGTGCCAAGAGGGGTGAAAATCCCAAAAATAACCACAAAATTTGCTGGTGAAGTTGGAGAATCGACTACTGAACATGTTACTCGTTATTTGGTCGAAATCGGGAATCTAGCTAatgatgaaaatttaaaaataaaattttttccttCATCATTGACAAAGAATACATTTACTTGGTTTTCGAATCTTAGATCAAATTTGATTACAACATGGAGTTAGACCATTGATGATTATTTGATACGTTTCAAAAACACTAGAAGTAGATGCTATGTGTCATTACCTGAGAATGAGATAGTAAAAATAGCAATTATGGGATTGGGATTTTATATGCGTAGAAAATTGCTTAATGTGCATATTCCCGATTTGGCCCATCTGGCTGAAAAGGTTCGACAGACCGAACttatgaaaagagaaaaagagaaatacAGGAGTGAACAAAGATCAAAGAGTAAACCTTTTACTCGAAAGAAAAAAGTTGCCTATGTAACAATGGagtcttcagaagaagaattcgatTTCGAAACAGAAAtcgatttggccgaacttaaGAAAGGCCCTCCTTATGTTTGTTCTTTGTTGAAGAAATTGCCAAATAATGAAAagtcgaatgattcaaaactaaaaagtgggaaaaaatatagttttgatatttcaaaatttgatcagatttttgatgtgttgcttaaagataaacagttAATTTTACATGAGGGTAGAACTTTGCTTTCTGTGAAAGATTTAAAAGGAAAGCCTTATTGTAAGTTTCATCAAGCAATAAGTCATTCGACTAATAGTTGTGTCCATTTCAGGGACTTAATTCAAGAGGCAATAATGGAGGGACGGTTGAAATTCGATGATGGCAAGAAAGAAATGAAGGTTGATGTAGATCCTTTCGAAGTTGATGCCAGTtatgttgaaccttgctttggAGTGAACACGGTAGGCATGTCCTACGATTTTGATGTGGCTCTCGATGATTTTGAGTCACAGGTCAGATCGGTATACCCTAGAACAGGGGACGGTTTGCTGGACTTCTTAGTTCAACAGAAGATCAAAGATCGGGACGTATCTCTGTGTCCGCGGTGcaatgctgtttttgatgctgAAGCAGCGACaatctttgaaaaagaaaggaTGAAGAATGAGTTGGCTCATAGGGAAGAACAGGCCCGTCAGAGACAGCCACTCAGGCGTATAGAGGGCTCTAGTTCGAAAACTCCTCAAGAGAATGTAAGTACACCTTTAAGCCGTTCTCAGGCTATAGATGGTTCTATTATAGTCTCTCAACAACGGTATGCTAGAGGCCTACTCCAAAAGGCGAAGATGGAAGCTGCAAATTCGATCCCGACCCCAATGGTTTCTATCCTTAAGCTCACATCCAGTGGTGCTGATCATTTTCAAAATCCAACCCAGTATAGAGAAATTGTAGGATCCCTGCAATACTTGACTATTTTTAGAACAGGCCTTGCTTCTCAGTCAACAAAGTATCTCACTACATGCATTCACCTACAATTGAGCATTGGAAGGCTGTGAAACGAATCCTAAGATATGTGACAGGTACAGTATCGATAGGCATTCGATTTCAGAAATGTACCAATTTTAGATTATTTGCTTTTACAGATTCAGATTGGGCAGGGGATTTGGAAGATAGGAAACCGATCACTGGCTATTGTGTATACTTAGGAAGCAATCTTGTATCATGGAGAAGCAATAAACAAGCCAAGGTTAGCCGCAGTAGTACTGAAGCAGAATACAGGAGTATTGCAGCAGCTTAGTTCGAATTGATATCCATTCAGCAACTCTTAAAGGAACTTAGAGTTCAGCAACTAGTTGCACCAATAATATACTGTGATAATCAAAGCGCGTGTTTATTGGATGCCAATCCAATACTCCGTACGAGGTGCAACTATATGGAGATTGACCTGAACTGCCTCAGAAAAATAGTGAATAAAAAAAAGTCTTATGTTCTTCATATACCCTTCGTAGATCAAATAATTGGGGGCGTTTTCACTAAACCACTTTCAGCACCTCTATTCCACAAGTTCAGAGACAAATTTAAAGTGGTTCTTCAACCCACTGTTAAGTTTAAAAGAGGCTATGAATgagtataaaataaaaagttagttataaaattaaactaatcctcaattatgttctttttttttgtctttatttCCCTGAATTGGTACCTACTGTACTAGTACTACTTATATTCTCTGTGTATAAATAATGTTGTATTTCAGTTCAAGAGAGTGAACAATATTCTAACTCAATGAATGAAAttctattctatttttttttgggtATAATTTCTGTATCAATGCATGAATTAATCTTCGTGCAATCTGTTTTTGCTTCAAGTTCAATTgttaacattaaatttttttatt includes:
- the LOC110264842 gene encoding uncharacterized protein LOC110264842 translates to MANLTQTQSQLTFPSDRGSWSRRRRGDRFGRGGRSSNQGNRPQCQLCGCLGHVVQTCFHRLDPNFQAYGTSSPSPQPVYPYSNTQPPPPSSQFHQSRAYFSNPNLNPESVWYLDSGASHHVTPDSFNLLHSTSSTPDSDQLFVGNGQVSCM